From the Crateriforma spongiae genome, one window contains:
- a CDS encoding GNAT family N-acetyltransferase: MSGVRYPDGWRIELLTKSHNRRAFQSGHEQVDGWLKRSALQSQKKHLSSTKVLLDEDGRIIGYYTLASSQVDFSDLPAQVAKSLPQRQLPVAVLAWLGVDSSVQGRGIGSRLLATALRDCHEASQAFAFIAVLLSCVDESSKAFYRRFDFAELPGYPMRLYLPFKLLEKLAGN, encoded by the coding sequence GTGAGCGGTGTCCGCTATCCCGACGGATGGCGAATCGAGCTGTTGACCAAATCGCACAACCGAAGGGCGTTTCAATCCGGCCACGAACAAGTCGATGGCTGGCTCAAGCGATCCGCGTTGCAAAGCCAAAAGAAGCACCTCAGTTCGACGAAAGTATTGCTCGACGAGGATGGCCGAATCATCGGCTACTACACATTGGCGTCGTCGCAGGTTGATTTTTCTGACTTACCAGCTCAAGTAGCCAAGTCACTCCCACAACGACAATTGCCCGTCGCCGTGCTGGCGTGGCTCGGCGTCGACAGCAGTGTTCAAGGAAGAGGCATTGGCTCACGTTTGCTTGCAACGGCGCTGCGAGATTGTCACGAAGCTTCCCAAGCGTTCGCGTTCATTGCCGTCCTCCTCAGCTGCGTCGACGAATCGTCCAAAGCGTTTTACAGACGTTTCGATTTCGCCGAGCTCCCCGGCTACCCAATGCGGCTCTACCTGCCGTTCAAGCTTCTGGAGAAGCTAGCCGGGAATTGA
- a CDS encoding NAD(P)-dependent oxidoreductase: MRIAIVGATGSVGAHLVNQSLHVGHDVVAVVRDPAKIDQQHDHLHVVVADVTDDDDRLRTAVADCDAVVVALGDGMRGRVRAVGTRNVVSAMKDTGVSRLICQSTLGAGDSFGNLNWLWKFIFRVPLRKAMADHVEQEELVRASGLDWTIVRPAAFTDGDHTGRYRHGFDSLAKNLTLKISRADVADFIVRQISGHDYLHQAAALSY; this comes from the coding sequence ATGAGAATCGCCATCGTTGGTGCCACGGGAAGTGTCGGAGCCCATCTCGTCAATCAATCACTGCACGTGGGGCACGACGTGGTCGCCGTCGTTCGCGACCCGGCCAAAATAGACCAACAGCATGACCACTTGCACGTGGTGGTCGCCGACGTGACCGATGATGACGATCGTCTGCGAACCGCGGTCGCCGACTGCGATGCGGTCGTGGTGGCGCTGGGGGACGGAATGCGAGGCCGTGTTCGTGCGGTTGGGACGCGGAACGTCGTTTCGGCGATGAAGGACACCGGCGTCAGCCGATTGATTTGCCAGTCCACGCTGGGGGCGGGCGACAGTTTTGGCAACCTGAACTGGCTGTGGAAATTCATCTTTCGCGTGCCGCTTCGCAAAGCGATGGCGGATCACGTTGAACAGGAAGAGCTTGTTCGAGCCAGCGGGTTAGACTGGACGATCGTGCGACCGGCCGCTTTCACTGATGGCGATCACACCGGACGATACAGGCACGGATTTGATTCGCTGGCCAAAAACTTAACGCTTAAAATCTCGCGAGCCGACGTGGCCGATTTTATTGTCCGGCAGATCTCGGGCCATGACTACCTGCATCAGGCTGCGGCTCTTTCCTACTGA
- a CDS encoding NAD(P)-dependent alcohol dehydrogenase: MKAVHSNQYGSPEQLRVVDLARPIAGAKEVLVRVHAAALHVGDCFTVRGKPFVVRVDTGWRRPKSGIVGYDFSGVVESVGDGGDGFEVGDEVFGYRSGTCAEYVAAPVSQTAKKPSKLSHFEAAALPTSGLAALHALRDVAKTRRGDAVLINGASGGIGTFAVQIAKIMKAKVTGVCSAKNKSLVHSLGADRVIDYASEDFTTGEEKYDCILDNVENRPLTDVRRVLKPDGTLICNSGTGATGLAFWIRLLKPLLLSPLTSQKLRRYVSTPSAADLEELCRYVEDGQLSPVIAEVHTPDQVADALLKLEAGHTVGKRVVRMTDFANE; the protein is encoded by the coding sequence ATGAAAGCGGTTCACTCCAACCAGTATGGTTCGCCCGAACAACTGCGGGTGGTTGATCTTGCGCGGCCGATCGCCGGTGCCAAGGAAGTGCTCGTTCGCGTTCACGCCGCTGCGCTTCACGTGGGCGATTGTTTCACCGTTCGCGGAAAGCCATTCGTCGTTCGGGTCGATACCGGTTGGCGTCGTCCGAAATCGGGGATCGTCGGATACGATTTCTCCGGTGTCGTCGAATCGGTTGGTGATGGAGGCGACGGTTTCGAAGTCGGCGACGAAGTCTTTGGTTACCGTTCGGGTACTTGTGCCGAATACGTTGCGGCCCCAGTGAGCCAGACGGCAAAGAAACCTTCCAAGCTTTCGCATTTCGAAGCCGCCGCGTTGCCCACATCGGGACTCGCGGCACTTCATGCACTGCGGGATGTTGCCAAGACGCGTCGCGGTGACGCCGTACTGATCAACGGCGCGTCCGGCGGCATCGGAACGTTTGCGGTGCAGATTGCCAAGATCATGAAAGCCAAGGTGACCGGCGTTTGCAGCGCCAAGAACAAGTCCCTTGTTCATTCGCTCGGAGCCGATCGAGTGATCGATTACGCCTCCGAAGACTTCACGACCGGCGAAGAGAAGTACGACTGCATTTTGGACAATGTGGAGAATCGCCCACTGACGGACGTTCGCCGAGTCCTAAAGCCCGACGGGACGTTGATTTGTAACAGCGGAACGGGAGCGACGGGGTTGGCGTTTTGGATCCGTTTATTGAAACCGTTACTGCTGTCGCCGCTGACCAGCCAAAAACTCCGGCGGTATGTATCGACACCCAGCGCCGCCGATCTCGAAGAGCTTTGTCGATACGTTGAAGATGGCCAATTGTCTCCGGTCATTGCCGAGGTCCATACGCCGGATCAGGTGGCCGACGCTTTGCTCAAACTGGAAGCGGGCCACACGGTCGGCAAACGCGTGGTTCGGATGACAGATTTTGCAAATGAATGA
- a CDS encoding type II toxin -antitoxin system TacA 1-like antitoxin — protein MQKNSSLMVRLDEESKALLSAAAEMRRVSVSDYVRSVVVGQAEREVAAAKSQTIAMTADEQLQFWTALAKPPKLTKSQKALGAMMRGKA, from the coding sequence ATGCAAAAAAATAGTTCATTGATGGTCCGGCTCGATGAAGAGTCCAAGGCGTTGTTGAGTGCCGCCGCGGAGATGCGGCGGGTAAGCGTGAGTGACTACGTCCGCAGCGTGGTTGTTGGACAAGCCGAACGCGAAGTCGCGGCTGCTAAGTCTCAAACGATCGCGATGACGGCGGACGAACAATTGCAGTTTTGGACTGCGCTCGCCAAACCACCCAAGCTGACCAAGTCGCAAAAAGCGTTGGGAGCGATGATGCGAGGCAAAGCGTGA
- a CDS encoding TetR/AcrR family transcriptional regulator yields MSTEPSETQTKILSAALDLLVRNAGKDVRMSDIAGAAGVSRQAIYLNFESRSDLMIATVQYGDRINNAASQVQPWRDAEGTAKLDAWIKFWGNYLPQIFGVAKALMIAKETDEAAAAAWDNRMTDVRNSCRKTIESLSHTGHLADPWTIKQATDVLWALLSVANYEQLTVTAKWSTRQYVKHMQTSARRLFVA; encoded by the coding sequence ATGTCAACCGAACCCAGCGAAACACAAACGAAAATTCTTTCTGCCGCTCTGGACCTACTCGTTCGCAACGCCGGCAAAGACGTCCGCATGAGTGACATTGCGGGGGCTGCCGGCGTGTCGCGGCAGGCGATTTACTTGAATTTCGAGTCTCGCAGCGACCTGATGATCGCGACCGTCCAGTACGGTGATCGGATCAACAACGCCGCGTCTCAGGTCCAGCCGTGGCGAGACGCCGAGGGAACTGCCAAGTTGGACGCTTGGATCAAATTCTGGGGCAACTACCTGCCGCAGATCTTCGGCGTCGCGAAAGCATTGATGATCGCCAAAGAAACAGACGAAGCCGCCGCCGCGGCTTGGGACAACCGAATGACGGACGTTCGAAACAGTTGCCGAAAGACGATCGAGTCCCTATCACACACCGGACACTTGGCTGATCCGTGGACCATCAAGCAAGCCACTGATGTCTTATGGGCTTTGTTGTCGGTCGCCAACTACGAGCAACTGACAGTGACAGCGAAGTGGTCGACGAGACAATACGTCAAACACATGCAGACTTCCGCTCGCCGTCTTTTTGTCGCCTAG
- a CDS encoding DoxX family protein gives MAVVVLGAFFVAAGVNHFVNPDFYRPMMPTYLPAPMMLIYVSGFFEVLGGAGVLVPRLRRIAGWGLVALLIAVFPAHVHMVQNPESFEEIPYWGLVVRMPLQLLLIGWVWFATLVPRRQKDGERKSACV, from the coding sequence TTGGCGGTCGTTGTGCTGGGGGCGTTCTTCGTCGCTGCCGGCGTGAACCATTTTGTTAATCCGGACTTCTACCGGCCGATGATGCCGACGTATCTGCCGGCTCCCATGATGCTGATTTACGTCTCGGGTTTTTTCGAAGTGCTCGGTGGCGCTGGCGTGTTGGTGCCGAGGTTGCGACGTATCGCCGGATGGGGGCTGGTCGCGCTGTTGATCGCTGTCTTTCCAGCACACGTGCACATGGTGCAGAACCCAGAGTCGTTCGAAGAAATCCCGTACTGGGGGTTGGTCGTGCGGATGCCGCTGCAGCTGCTTCTGATCGGGTGGGTTTGGTTCGCGACTTTGGTGCCTAGGCGACAAAAAGACGGCGAGCGGAAGTCTGCATGTGTTTGA